The region ACTGCCGTGCGCGTGGTTATCCACCTGCACCCCGTTGGAGGTGAATTTACCGCCGGAATGCTCAATATTTCCGGCCATCACACCGCCCTTCTGCACTTCAAGAGAGGCAGTAATTAACCTGTTGGTACACACCACTTCAGGCGTATCCAGCGTGATGCGGGACGTTGACGTCACCCGCACCTCCGGCACGGTGGCGGTCAGCGATTCAGAGGCGGTAATGTCGGCTGTTTTAATGCCTGCAACCGTGAGCGCCCCGCGCCCGGGTTCGTACTCGATCACCGCGCCGTCAGGGAACGAGACGTGGAACGCGTCAGGTGACCCGGACGGCGCCGGATGGTCGTCAGAGAAAATGCCGGGCAGCACAAAGGCGGTATCAAGCTCGCCGCCGATGGCCAGCAGCAGCACCTGTTCCCCCTCGGAAGGAGCCCACCAGACGCGCGAACGTCCCGCACGACAGGTTAGCCAGTTCAGCCAGGTGGTTTTCATCCCGCCGGTCTGGACACGACAAAGCCCTCTGTTGAGGTCAACATCGGTCACAACACCGATACGAATAAGATTGCGGATCGCGCGAGCGATGCCGTTCATGGAAGTTA is a window of Enterobacter cloacae complex sp. ECNIH7 DNA encoding:
- a CDS encoding phage baseplate assembly protein V; this encodes MNTLTSMNGIARAIRNLIRIGVVTDVDLNRGLCRVQTGGMKTTWLNWLTCRAGRSRVWWAPSEGEQVLLLAIGGELDTAFVLPGIFSDDHPAPSGSPDAFHVSFPDGAVIEYEPGRGALTVAGIKTADITASESLTATVPEVRVTSTSRITLDTPEVVCTNRLITASLEVQKGGVMAGNIEHSGGKFTSNGVQVDNHAHGSVQSGGSWTKGTQ